The proteins below are encoded in one region of Pseudomonas entomophila L48:
- the msbA gene encoding lipid A export permease/ATP-binding protein MsbA yields the protein MAETPRPAENSSSLKIYFRLLSYVKPYIGIFLLSIVGFVIFASTQPMLAGILKYFVDGLSNPEAVLFPDVPYLRDLQLLQAVPLLIILIAAWQGLGSFLGNYFLAKVSLCLVHDLRVELFNKLLVLPNRYFDNHNSGHLISRITFNVTMVTGAATDAIKVVIREGLTVVFLFVYLLWMNWQLTLVMLAILPVIAVMVSTASKKFRKQSKKIQVAMGDVTHVASETIQGYRVVRSFGGERYEEQRFSKASQSNTDKQLRMTKTGALYTPLLQLVIYTAMAVLMFLVLFLRGEASAGDLVAYITAAGLLPKPIRQLSEVSSTIQKGLAGAESIFEQLDEQTEVDSGTIEKPRVEGRLEVRNLSFTYPGTERQVLSDISFTAEPGQMIALVGRSGSGKSTLAALIPRFYHHSEGQILLDGVEIEQYRLRNLRQHVSQVTQHVTLFNDTVANNIAYGDLAGAPREDIEAAAADAYAKEFVDQLPKGFDTEVGENGVLLSGGQRQRLAIARALLKNAPLLILDEATSALDTESERHIQAALDHVMQGRTTLVIAHRLSTIEKADMILVMDQGRLVERGTHAELLAANGYYARLHAMGLDAPENADIT from the coding sequence ATGGCCGAAACACCGCGCCCTGCGGAAAATTCCTCCAGCCTGAAGATCTACTTCCGGCTGTTGAGCTATGTGAAACCCTACATCGGCATCTTCCTGCTGAGCATCGTGGGCTTCGTGATCTTCGCCTCCACCCAGCCCATGCTGGCCGGGATCCTCAAGTACTTCGTCGACGGCCTCAGCAACCCTGAGGCCGTGCTATTTCCCGACGTGCCGTACCTGCGTGACCTGCAACTGCTGCAGGCAGTACCGTTGCTGATCATCCTTATCGCCGCCTGGCAAGGCCTGGGCTCGTTCCTGGGCAACTACTTCCTGGCCAAGGTATCGCTCTGCCTGGTGCATGATTTGCGGGTCGAGCTGTTCAACAAGCTGCTGGTACTGCCTAACCGCTATTTCGACAACCACAACTCCGGTCACCTGATCTCGCGTATCACCTTCAACGTGACGATGGTCACCGGCGCGGCAACTGATGCGATCAAGGTCGTGATCCGCGAAGGCCTGACGGTGGTGTTCCTGTTCGTCTACCTGCTGTGGATGAACTGGCAGCTCACATTGGTCATGCTTGCGATCCTGCCGGTCATCGCCGTAATGGTCAGCACTGCCAGCAAGAAATTCCGCAAGCAGAGCAAGAAGATCCAGGTGGCCATGGGCGACGTGACACATGTCGCCTCCGAGACCATCCAGGGTTACCGGGTGGTACGTAGTTTTGGCGGTGAGCGCTACGAGGAGCAGCGTTTCAGCAAGGCCAGCCAGAGTAACACCGACAAACAACTGCGCATGACCAAGACCGGCGCCCTGTACACGCCACTGTTGCAGTTGGTGATCTACACCGCGATGGCCGTGTTGATGTTCCTGGTGCTGTTCTTGCGTGGCGAGGCGTCGGCCGGGGACCTGGTCGCCTACATCACTGCTGCCGGCCTGTTGCCCAAGCCTATCCGCCAGCTTTCCGAGGTCAGCTCGACCATCCAGAAGGGCCTGGCGGGCGCCGAGAGCATCTTTGAACAGTTGGACGAACAAACCGAAGTTGATAGCGGCACCATCGAGAAGCCGCGAGTCGAGGGTCGTCTGGAGGTGCGCAACCTCAGCTTCACCTACCCCGGTACCGAGCGCCAGGTACTCAGCGATATCAGCTTCACCGCCGAGCCGGGCCAGATGATCGCACTGGTGGGGCGCTCCGGCAGTGGCAAGTCGACGCTCGCGGCATTGATCCCGCGCTTCTACCACCACAGCGAAGGGCAGATCCTGCTTGATGGCGTGGAGATCGAGCAGTACCGCCTGCGCAACCTGCGCCAGCATGTGTCTCAGGTGACCCAGCATGTGACCCTGTTCAACGACACGGTGGCCAATAACATCGCCTACGGTGACCTTGCCGGTGCGCCGCGCGAGGACATCGAGGCAGCGGCGGCCGATGCCTATGCCAAGGAATTCGTCGACCAGTTGCCCAAAGGCTTCGACACCGAAGTAGGCGAGAACGGCGTGCTGCTGTCCGGGGGCCAGCGCCAGCGCCTGGCGATTGCCCGAGCCCTGTTGAAGAACGCGCCATTGCTGATCCTCGACGAGGCGACTTCGGCCCTCGACACCGAGTCCGAGCGCCATATCCAGGCGGCCCTGGACCATGTCATGCAGGGGCGTACCACGCTGGTGATCGCCCACCGCCTGTCGACCATCGAGAAGGCGGACATGATCCTGGTGATGGACCAGGGCCGCCTGGTGGAGCGCGGCACCCACGCCGAACTCCTCGCGGCCAATGGCTATTATGCCCGCCTGCACGCCATGGGGCTGGACGCACCGGAAAACGCCGACATCACCTGA